From one Triticum aestivum cultivar Chinese Spring chromosome 4B, IWGSC CS RefSeq v2.1, whole genome shotgun sequence genomic stretch:
- the LOC123093426 gene encoding uncharacterized protein, translating to MLPLRRLLAASLRHARRHSRLRPRRLLSSGPAPPASPSPPSTSSTLPVAAPPPPRHHLAPLRGPRRISPLLAISALSVATAAGTLYATTDNIEETLARTRASAARVAEQMRHTWTAGGVLCKSLMSVLSSANHEVRSGFEMRVAALLADITAASAARRAAIVSAGGGAVVDWLLDSIVRGATQAEAARALANLLADPWVAPAVLGRPRAVPSLLQFIFSYQPKRGKKNSRHSSFDVSDHSKGRSMLVAALMDIITSNCDNADYSSFRPLLPADADIRDIAAAIEVIEEGGMHFDDHEDDSSDDGDRGLKGIGIKVLGGTTILGFSRENNSLKIGNSGDDVLEVAQNSRMEVAQNSSGLVNQESTVDYVDIERLSSHATPGLWDDLQREHVAVPFATWALANWAIASDLNRTRIQELDSDGHAVTTALKAPERTVKWHGALVARALLEDQNLTLAPSVPDWSSSLLLTASQATENGDMSLAQMSLSTFLLSMIRCNESKFVIRQKGLHLLRSIAKKIEKENSQNGMKESLAVALSSLYSGEVPLSLEEAQRWSGILLRWLFDKSVSGTTHHTSVKILSSILEDYGPSSVPISQGWLALVLSEILGDNKTQSLKGATPPEPERVKNQVDYHNAYTATQVLNQLATAVVKLASIQLDHGSESGDKVPLYDFLSLEPFATAVKNLNKKSPPKFDAVDSALATLKGIKALAELCSEDVTCQKRIADLGVVSLLKHILVGDDYEKLAAIEAYDASRIREVQDKNVSASDDSSTAATTDPRSVRVPPAAHIRRHAGRLLTILSLLPNSKKEIVSDDVWCKWLEECATGRIPCNDIKLKSYCRLTLLNVFCSESQNTRSVSGECPDSECEYKRKCPQFGDALFLLNPELHLDVHLGNSGCGISRDTCKDDGCIEHSGSETGSIEGKGAASRRVSPEVDVVFVHGLRGGPFNSWRIADDKSSTTKAGLVESIDEDAGKEGTCWPRQWLSSDFPQARFFTVKYKTNLTQWTGASLSLQEVSSMLLRKLVAAGIGSRPVVFVTHSMGGLVVKQILHQAKLNNYDKFLNNTIGLVFYSCPHFGSKLADMPWRMGYVFRPAPSIGELRSGSPRLVELNDFVRQRYSKGLLDVLSFSESEVTPIVEGYGGWAFRAEIVPIESAYPGYGELVVLQNTDHINSCKPVNKNDPSYAETLAFLEKSLKSRGKRAES from the exons ATGCTGCCGCTGCGGCGCCTCCTCGCCGCTTCCCTCCGCCATGCTCGCCGCCACTCCCgcctccggccccgccgcctcctctcgtccggccccgccccgcccgcctccCCTTCTCCGCCTTCCACCTCGTCGACCCTCCCCGTCGCGGCGCCTCCACCGCCGCGGCACCATCTCGCGCCCCTCCGCGGCCCCCGCCGCATCTCCCCGCTGCTCGCCATCTCCGCGCTCtccgtcgccaccgccgccgggACGCTCTACGCCACCACCGACAACATCGAGGAGACCCTAGCGAGGACCAGGGCGTCCGCCGCGCGCGTGGCGGAGCAGATGCGGCACACGTGGACGGCGGGCGGGGTGCTCTGCAAGTCGCTCATGTCCGTCCTGTCGTCCGCCAACCACGAGGTGCGGTCGGGGTTCGAGATGCGGGTCGCCGCGCTGCTCGCCGATATCACGGCCGCCAGTGCCGCTCGGCGTGCGGCCATCGTGTCCGCGGGCGGCGGCGCCGTGGTCGACTGGCTGCTCGACAGCATCGTGCGGGGCGCCacgcaggcggaggcggcgcgggcgcTCGCGAACCTGCTGGCCGACCCGTGGGTCGCGCCTGCTGTGCTCGGCCGGCCACGAGCGGTGCCCTCCCTCCTTCAGTTTATCTTCTCCTACCAGCCCAAGCGCGGCAAAAAG AACTCCAGACACTCTTCGTTCGATGTATCAGATCACTCTAAAGGAAGGAGCATGCTTGTCGCTGCACTCATGGATATAATCACATCCAACTGTGATAATGCAGATTATTCGTCGTTTCGACCTTTGTTGCCTGCAGATGCTGATATAAGAGATATTGCAGCAGCTATCGAAGTCATTGAGGAAGGGGGGATGCACTTTGATGACCATGAGGATGATAGCAGTGATGATGGTGACAGGGGATTAAAAGGGATAGGGATTAAGGTACTTGGGGGGACTACTATATTGGGATTCTCCAGAGAAAATAACTCACTAAAGATTGGCAACTCAGGTGATGATGTTTTGGAAGTTGCACAAAATAGTAGAATGGAAGTTGCCCAGAATAGTAGTGGACTGGTAAACCAAGAGTCTACTGTTGATTATGTAGACATTGAGAGACTAAGTTCCCATGCTACTccaggcctttgggatgatttacAGAGGGAGCATGTAGCTGTACCCTTTGCTACCTGGGCTCTTGCTAATTGGGCTATAGCATCGGATCTGAACCGCACTCGTATTCAAGAACTTGATAGCGACGGGCATGCTGTGACAACTGCACTGAAAGCCCCTGAAAGAACTGTGAAGTGGCATGGAGCCTTGGTGGCCCGGGCTCTTTTAGAAGACCAGAACTTGACTTTGGCTCCTTCTGTCCCTGATTGGTCCTCAAGTCTTCTTTTAACAGCTTCTCAGGCTACTGAGAATGGCGACATGTCGTTGGCCCAAATGTCACTGTCAACTTTCCTGTTATCCATGATACGATGCAATGAGTCGAAGTTTGTGATAAGGCAGAAGGGTCTTCATCTTCTTCGTAGTattgcaaaaaaaatagaaaaggaaaatagTCAGAATGGTATGAAGGAGTCATTAGCGGTTGCCCTGAGTTCGCTCTATTCTGGTGAAGTTCCTTTGTCACTTGAAGAAGCTCAAAGATGGTCTGGCATTCTTCTTCGTTGGCTCTTTGACAAATCTGTATCAGGCACAACACATCATACATCTGTAAAAATCCTTTCATCTATACTTGAGGATTACGGACCATCTTCCGTACCGATTTCTCAGGGATGGTTAGCTCTCGTGCTTTCCGAAATTCTTGGAGACAACAAGACACAAAGTTTGAAAGGAGCCACCCCGCCTGAACCAGAACGAGTGAAG AATCAAGTTGATTATCATAATGCTTACACTGCCACACAAGTCTTGAATCAGTTAGCTACAGCGGTTGTGAAATTAGCAAGCATTCAGTTGGACCATGGTTCTGAGTCTGGTGACAAAGTACCACTTTACGATTTTCTCTCTCTTGAACCATTTGCTACAGCTGTAAAGAACTTGAACAAAAAGAGCCCACCCAAGTTTGATGCCGTTGACTCAGCCTTAGCTACGCTTAAGGGAATAAAAGCACTAGCGGAGCTTTGTTCTGAGGATGTCACGTGCCAAAAGAGAATAGCTGATTTAGGAGTTGTTTCGTTATTGAAACACATCCTCGTCGGTGACGATTATGAGAAACTTGCTGCAATTGAAGCATATGATGCATCAAGAATACGAGAAGTGCAAGACAAGAATGTGTCTGCTTCCGATGATTCTTCTACTGCTGCTACCACTGATCCCCGTAGTGTACGTGTTCCTCCAGCAGCACATATTCGAAGGCATGCCGGGCGGCTGCTTACCATTCTCTCCCTTCTACCCAACTCAAAGAAGGAAATTGTTTCTGATGATGTATGGTGCAAGTGGCTTGAGGAATGTGCAACCGGACGAATTCCTTGCAATGATATAAAGTTAAAAAGTTACTGCAGACTAACTCTGTTAAATGTATTCTGCTCCGAGAGTCAAAATACAAGAAGTGTTTCTGGTGAATGTCCTGATTCAGAATGTGAGTATAAAAGAAAGTGTCCTCAATTTGGAGATGCGCTGTTCTTGCTGAATCCAGAATTACATCTTGATGTTCATTTGGGCAACAGTGGCTGTGGGATTTCAAGAGATACTTGTAAGGATGATGGATGCATTGAACATAGTGGCTCTGAAACTGGAAGCATAGAAGGTAAAGGTGCTGCATCAAGACGTGTCTCCCCTGAAGTTGATGTCGTGTTTGTCCATGGCCTTCGTGGTGGCCCATTCAACTCATGGCGGATAGCTGATGACAAGTCATCAACTACTAAAGCTGGTCTGGTGGAAAGTATAGATGAAGATGCTGGAAAAGAAGGTACTTGTTGGCCAAGACAATGGCTTTCATCAGATTTTCCTCAAGCTCGTTTCTTCACGGTCAAATACAAG ACAAATTTGACACAATGGACTGGAGCCAGCCTGTCCCTTCAG GAGGTGAGCTCTATGCTGCTGAGGAAGCTGGTGGCTGCGGGGATCGGTAGCCGACCTGTTGTGTTTGTGACTCATAG CATGGGTGGACTGGTGGTTAAGCAGATATTGCATCAAGCGAAACTGAACAATTACGACAAGTTCCTGAATAATACAATTGGACTA GTCTTTTATAGCTGTCCGCATTTTGGCAGTAAACTTGCAGACATGCCATGGCGTATGGGTTATGTGTTTCGTCCAGCTCCTTCA ATTGGCGAATTAAGAAGTGGGTCTCCAAGACTTGTTGAGTTAAATGATTTTGTGCGGCAGCGCTACAGCAAAGGACTTCTCGATGTTCTTAGTTTTAGTGAG AGCGAAGTCACACCAATTGTCGAAGGTTATGGTGGTTGGGCATTCCGAGCGGAGATAGTCCCGATCGAATCTGCATACCCAGGATACGGGGAGCTTGTT GTTCTACAGAACACTGACCATATAAACTCGTGTAAACCGGTGAACAAGAATGACCCTTCATACGCCGAGACTCTGGCATTTTTGGAGAAAAGCTTGAAATCGCGTGGCAAAAGAGCAGAATCCTAG